From the Primulina tabacum isolate GXHZ01 chromosome 15, ASM2559414v2, whole genome shotgun sequence genome, one window contains:
- the LOC142527155 gene encoding secreted RxLR effector protein 161-like — protein MKNVPYSNAIGSVMYLMVSTRPDIAYSVSFLSRYMSNPSVYHWQAVKWLLRYLNGSVKHGLKFSKSDVGVKLVGYVDSNYENDRDNRKSTTSYVFTLCGACIS, from the coding sequence ATGAAGAATGTGCCATATTCAAATGCTATAGGTTCTGTCATGTATTTAATGGTTAGCACAAGGCCTGATATTGCTTATTCTGTGAGTTTTTTGAGTCGATATATGTCTAATCCTAGTGTTTACCATTGGCAAGCTGTCAAATGGCTTTTGAGATATCTGAATGGTTCTGTAAAGCatggtttaaaattttcaaaatctgaTGTTGGTGTTAAATTGGTTGGATATGTGGATTctaactatgaaaatgataggGACAATAGAAAATCAACAACTTCTTATGTGTTTACATTGTGTGGTGCTTGTATTAGCTGA